One Eleginops maclovinus isolate JMC-PN-2008 ecotype Puerto Natales chromosome 22, JC_Emac_rtc_rv5, whole genome shotgun sequence DNA segment encodes these proteins:
- the tet1 gene encoding methylcytosine dioxygenase TET3 isoform X3, protein MLPKPEGLPPRTDKVGLKDVTTKVSNKEVVPESGSVNGKAKAQMEDTHTAAEEDEGEEGHIPHTQAPPVTHKPASDQGGRPAPVKRESGLELTSTALHQHVCSSVNFQNGSAENLTKPNGANTTTGSLSDLKSAFKRTINASEPQRTIIATAPKDCPKNGPKTSPEDMSVPLKKIKLEEPWMWIPEQATKQLSDEDEVCEDPLSTLAAVVCLSVTERRGLEEKLFSSRSSILCSIKTEPPDLHFVKKEPEDSLNVEKSTPVSLQRTLQCIKSEPTPSVLQQSVQSLAERRNLSFDQAIAIEALTQLAAIPQSTAGSIKTERMCEHTSNTNATLQDVKPTPAFRYNKVSVISSPMHQTSVIHPPVARQGNVIQCSQGSNAKLSLHDLLEASSDRDKAPCRKTEPGFGSHVIKSECSYKYPNDMRVGKDHERLSVEDRDRVVGKARRNREEEEVAAQLADLAFIIQSRHNQQSENNPRKGTPVSAIKYNYNSQLSPSQKKPPVKKTRSTPSKPRKKKSDGLNEGINCRTPLSKRTPNGETSQRGKGHKIPGKSVLHHKRNLFLPQAQIDLKRYLAEAQEERRQLIHHGNTHSAAHLGPQTPNYSTFPRVNNTYVPENHPWSLSNVPLHQHNPCNGHDGQDYERHLFSQVAQPCGGMQHGTDPNTSAANNAFLNHTSGHHGLSNGFSGPRQSPPPSQQGYYKLERAGPVTILSTATDGDQGQSEETTPSKNSVNSFLESPMSFLDTPTKNLLNTPSKKLADLPSCDCVEQIIEKEEGPYYTHLGAGPSVPAVRELMENRYGATGNAVRLEVVVYTGKEGKSSQGCPIAKWVVRRGSEQEKLLCLVRRRPGHYCDTAVLVILILAWEGIARPVADNLYQELTQTLFKYGSPTSRRCALNEDRTCACQGLDQDTCGASFSFGCSWSMYFNGCKFARSKVPRKFRLLGDDRDEEEKIESNLQNLATDLAPLYKRLAPEAFQNQVENDAAGSDCRLGRKEGRPFSGVTACVDFCAHAHKDTHNMNNGSTVVCTLTKEDNRAVRNIPEDEQLHVLPLYRISARDEFGQVEGQWAKMRSGALQVLSAFPREVRLLAEPVKSARKIRQEARLKAQAGKLEKKLGLTPQTPGKLKGETPSKAEPQAFSSSYRLPPRPASTGRYPQERNQPGTYNQSISSYPTPGAGVTPPNEVIPPNHHGLPGVQFGQNISALNYKTVSDAVNGYSSASGDQSGHKPPHNAHSGNPHAFKTEPNEVHCSPMRRPSPSGSAPPPSSFSPRPTSEGLFSRLNGLHRAAGDVTAEVKGHGFPPLSSHPLPPQTPPPESEELKQEEVWSDSEHNFLDRDIGGVAVAPAHGSILIECARRELHATTPILRPNRSHPTRISLVFYQHKSLNEPGHGMAMWDAKMAKREREREEEAERLRMEECLGKNGQGGVEQEEGTGEDAEGRKRTINVPTRQAWTQPRDGVVAVSPYALTQVTGPYNRWT, encoded by the exons ATGCTGCCTAAACCGGAGGGGCTTCCTCCGAGGACAGACAAG GTGGGGTTAAAGGATGTGACAACAAAAGTCAGCAATAAAGAG gtggTTCCAGAAAGTGGGTCGGTAAATGGCAAAGCCAAAGCACAGATGGAAGACACCCACACggcagcagaggaggatgaaggggaGGAAGGCCACATACCTCATACACAAGCTCCCCCCGTCACCCACAAACCAGCCTCGGACCAAGGCGGACGGCCAGCCCCTGTTAAAAGAGAGTCTGGGCTGGAGCTGACCAGCACTGCACTTCACCAACATGTATGCTCTTCTGTGAATTTTCAGAATGGTTCTGCTGAGAACCTGACAAAACCTAACGGTGCTAATACGACCACTGGGTCACTCTCTGATCTGAAGTCGGCTTTCAAAAGGACTATTAATGCATCAGAGCCTCAAAGGACTATAATTGCGACAGCCCCTAAAGACTGTCCTAAGAATGGACCCAAGACCTCTCCGGAGGACATGTCAGTTCCACTAAAGAAGATCAAATTAGAGGAGCCGTGGATGTGGATCCCTGAACAGGCCACCAAACAGCTGAGTGATGAAGACGAGGTCTGCGAAGACCCGCTGTCCACACTGGCGGCTGTGGTGTGTCTTTCTgttacagagagaagaggactGGAGGAGAAACTTTTCAGCTCACGGTCCTCCATTCTTTGCTCCATTAAAACAGAGCCACCAGATTTGCACTTTGTCAAAAAAGAGCCAGAGGACTCACTGAACGTCGAGAAAAGCACTCCTGTTAGTCTTCAAAGGACTCTGCAGTGCATCAAAAGTGAACCTACTCCAAGTGTCTTGCAACAGAGCGTGCAGTCTTTGGCAGAAAGAAGAAATCTTAGTTTTGATCAGGCTATCGCTATTGAGGCCTTGACTCAACTGGCAGCTATACCTCAAAGCACCGCAGGGTCCATTAAAACTGAACGTATGTGTGAACATACTTCCAACACAAATGCAACCCTGCAAGACGTCAAACCCACACCAGCTTTTCGCTACAACAAAGTCTCTGTCATCAGCTCGCCAATGCACCAGACATCAGTCATACACCCTCCTGTGGCGCGACAAGGGAACGTCATCCAGTGCTCCCAGGGCTCTAACGCAAAGCTGTCTCTGCACGATCTCTTAGAGGCCAGCTCTGACAGAGATAAAGCACCCTGTAGGAAGACAGAGCCGGGCTTTGGTTCTCATGTCATCAAGTCGGAATGCAGCTATAAATATCCCAATGACATGAGAGTTGGTAAAGATCATGAGCGTTTGTCCGTGGAGGACAGAGACAGGGTTGTTGGTAAAGCAAGGcggaacagagaggaggaagaggtggcaGCTCAGCTGGCAGACTTGGCCTTCATCATCCAGTCTAGACACAACCAGCAGTCGGAGAACAACCCTCGGAAAGGAACACCTGTGTCGGCCATCAAATACAACTACAACTCCCAGCTATCCCCCAGTCAGAAAAAGCCTCCCGTGAAAAAAACAAGATCGACGCCTTCCAAGCccaggaagaaaaaaagtgatGGACTTAATGAGGGAATCAACTGCCGGACCCCCCTCTCAAAACGCACGCCAAATGGAGAGACTTCCCAAAGGGGGAAAGGCCATAAGATTCCGGGGAAATCAGTCCTTCACCACAAGAGGAACCTGTTTCTGCCTCAGGCTCAAATTGACCTGAAGAGATACTTGGCTGAAGCTCAGGAGGAAAGGAGGCAACTCATCCATCacggtaacacacacagtgcagccCACCTAGGACCGCAAACTCCCAACTACAGCACCTTCCCAAGGGTCAACAACACTTATGTTCCAGAAAACCACCCATGGTCACTTTCTAACGTGCCACTCCACCAACACAATCCATGCAACGGTCATGATGGGCAGGACTATGAAAGGCATTTGTTTTCTCAGGTAGCGCAGCCCTGCGGAGGGATGCAGCACGGTACTGATCCGAACACCAGCGCAGCCAATAACGCTTTCCTCAACCACACATCTGGACACCATGGACTGTCTAATGGCTTCTCGGGGCCCCGGCAGTCCCCTCCTCCGAGCCAGCAGGGCTACTACAAGCTGGAGAGGGCAGGACCTGTAACTATCCTATCCACCGCTACTGATGGGGATCAGGGCCAGTCTGAAGAGACAACTCCATCCAAGAACAGCGTCAACAGCTTTCTGGAGTCTCCTATGAGTTTTTTGGATACCCCTACCAAGAACTTGCTAAATACACCTTCCAAAAAACTTGCTGATCTTCCATCCTGTGACTGCGTGG AACAGATCATTGAAAAGGAGGAGGGCCCTTACTATACTCACCTTGGGGCAGGGCCAAGTGTTCCTGCAGTGAGGGAACTGATGGAGAACAG ATACGGTGCCACCGGAAATGCAGTCAGGTTGGAAGTTGTTGTTTACACtgggaaagaaggaaagagcTCGCAGGGGTGTCCAATAGCAAAATGG GTGGTCCGGCGTGGCAGTGAACAGGAGAAGCTGTTGTGTTTGGTCCGCCGGAGGCCGGGGCACTACTGTGACACAGCCGTGTTGGTGATCCTCATCCTGGCGTGGGAGGGAATCGCTCGGCCGGTGGCAGACAATCTCTACCAGGAGCTCACACAGACCCTCTTTAAATACGGCTCCCCCACCAGCCGCCGCTGCGCCCTCAATGAAGA TCGAACGTGTGCATGCCAGGGATTGGACCAGGACACATGTGgagcttcattttcttttggcTGCTCCTGGAGTATGTACTTCAATGGCTGTAAGTTTGCCCGCAGCAAAGTTCCCCGCAAGTTCAGGCTGCTTGGAGACGACCGTGATGAG GAGGAGAAGATAGAGAGCAACCTGCAGAATCTCGCCACTGACCTCGCACCCCTTTACAAAAGACTGGCTCCGGAGGCCTTCCAAAACCAG GTGGAAAATGACGCGGCAGGGAGTGACTGCCGTCTGGGTCGTAAGGAAGGACGTCCTTTTTCTGGGGTCACAGCCTGTGTGGATTTCTGTGCCCATGCTCACAAGGACACTCACAACATGAATAACGGCAGCACTGTG GTCTGCACTTTAACCAAGGAAGATAACCGTGCAGTGCGTAACATACCAGAAGATGAGCAGCTCCACGTTCTGCCACTTTACAGGATCTCCGCAAGGGATGAGTTTGGTCAGGTTGAGGGTCAGTGGGCCAAGATGCGGAGCGGCGCTCTGCAAGTTCTGTCCGCCTTTCCCAGAGAA GTGCGTCTCCTTGCTGAGCCGGTGAAATCTGCCCGTAAGATCAGGCAAGAAGCTCGTCTAAAGGCCCAAGCAGGGAAGCTGGAGAAGAAGCTTGGGCTGACTCCCCAAACTCCTGGGAAACTGAAGGGCGAAACCCCCAGCAAAG CAGAGCCACAGGCATTCTCCAGCTCGTACAGACTGCCACCCAGGCCTGCCAGCACTGGACGGTACCCACAGGAGAGGAATCAACCTGGCACTTACAACCAGAGCATCAGCAGCTACCCCACTCCGGGTGCAGGGGTCACCCCACCGAATGAGGTCATCCCCCCAAACCACCATGGCTTGCCCGGTGTCCAGTTTGGACAGAATATCTCAGCTCTTAATTATAAAACAGTGAGTGATGCTGTGAATGGTTATTCTTCAGCATCTGGTGACCAGAGTGGACATAAACCTCCACATAATGCCCATAGTGGCAACCCCCATGCTTTTAAAACTGAGCCCAACGAGGTGCACTGCTCTCCTATGCGCAGACCCTCCCCCAGTGGGAgtgctcctcctccctcctccttctcccccaGACCTACCTCTGAGGGCCTCTTCAGTAGGCTCAATGGACTCCACAGGGCTGCAGGAGATGTCACTGCAGAGGTCAAGGGTCATGGCTTTCCTCCACTCTCGTCCCACCCCCTTCCCCCACAGACTCCCCCGCCTGAGTCAGAGGAATTGAAGCAGGAAGAGGTGTGGTCAGATAGCGAGCACAACTTCCTGGACCGTGACATAGGCGGAGTCGCGGTGGCACCGGCACATGGCTCCATCCTGATAGAGTGTGCAAGGCGGGAGCTCCACGCCACCACCCCAATCCTCAGGCCAAACCGCAGCCATCCAACCCGCATCTCCCTGGTCTTCTACCAGCATAAGTCTCTGAATGAACCAGGGCATGGGATGGCTATGTGGGACGCAAAGATGGCCAAGCGGGAGCGAGAacgggaggaggaggcagagagattAAGGATGGAGGAATGTCTGGGGAAGAACGGACAAGGAGGTGTGGAGCAAGAGGAAGGAACAGGGGAGGATGCCGAGGGGAGAAAGAGGACAATTAATGTCCCCACACGTCAAGCCTGGACCCAACCGAGGGATGGTGTTGTCGCCGTGTCCCCTTATGCTCTTACCCAAGTGACGGGCCCCTACAATCGCTGGACCTAG
- the tet1 gene encoding methylcytosine dioxygenase TET1 isoform X1 yields MPATTKPSRRQTPAQKKTGKKVISTKRQTCNSNKPRGRATEQPQKTPAEPKRSTTRAQAQSGRSPRRRGRRAVCGPASEVPERSAGRVNHALNVKESARLRLQSNPPDHSSELQDPLGRRKSLRGTWVSVTPCQPPKPCRRGRNSRGAAGRRAASQQRNTRKKPLSTSVNDSTPEEGIESLADSDAEEKCPVSLKTDAESPANIKDQSLGVNNVKDSSPLKADSPPCNDLLEDCVQCSCDSSTIQQDKKAVSHNSDLRCVTGVCDDVDGQLKLCSDRSKDSPSALTSNSLPEVQSSREENESLSILGNKLDHLGCDGKQANVCTVQQEEGSILDLKENRTDEREIATETKEKINHEGGGSFEGNKAVKSQTETVEEMEDMVERLANCEGAKKEKENDFSINLDDPLPSPPAFQSPDPPHSNNGLTVLSESSVNVLSVSDTATSNLKAPSTSEAVKPEGLSQGKTDMLPAIHGAKPQFTGSSVVAETALTVQTVLVKRNTPVIIRTDCFKPRSLRDWSQGEPHQLQSLAILPPLEEKKTCTLSESQTKDSESNREPLEGPSHKETSSLSLSFVPQFHTDAPVAECDPNLSVDGAVVAEQSLVPKISTPSVDSSFTFSCSSESTRSSFSFDTESEAGYGEPGPSILPVSWGPEGACLPSWTTPKPQKKERKKRSRCGMCEPCLRKISCGQCSCCLNRRTGHQICKLRKCVDLRRRRTPQLAPSAAQVVPESGSVNGKAKAQMEDTHTAAEEDEGEEGHIPHTQAPPVTHKPASDQGGRPAPVKRESGLELTSTALHQHVCSSVNFQNGSAENLTKPNGANTTTGSLSDLKSAFKRTINASEPQRTIIATAPKDCPKNGPKTSPEDMSVPLKKIKLEEPWMWIPEQATKQLSDEDEVCEDPLSTLAAVVCLSVTERRGLEEKLFSSRSSILCSIKTEPPDLHFVKKEPEDSLNVEKSTPVSLQRTLQCIKSEPTPSVLQQSVQSLAERRNLSFDQAIAIEALTQLAAIPQSTAGSIKTERMCEHTSNTNATLQDVKPTPAFRYNKVSVISSPMHQTSVIHPPVARQGNVIQCSQGSNAKLSLHDLLEASSDRDKAPCRKTEPGFGSHVIKSECSYKYPNDMRVGKDHERLSVEDRDRVVGKARRNREEEEVAAQLADLAFIIQSRHNQQSENNPRKGTPVSAIKYNYNSQLSPSQKKPPVKKTRSTPSKPRKKKSDGLNEGINCRTPLSKRTPNGETSQRGKGHKIPGKSVLHHKRNLFLPQAQIDLKRYLAEAQEERRQLIHHGNTHSAAHLGPQTPNYSTFPRVNNTYVPENHPWSLSNVPLHQHNPCNGHDGQDYERHLFSQVAQPCGGMQHGTDPNTSAANNAFLNHTSGHHGLSNGFSGPRQSPPPSQQGYYKLERAGPVTILSTATDGDQGQSEETTPSKNSVNSFLESPMSFLDTPTKNLLNTPSKKLADLPSCDCVEQIIEKEEGPYYTHLGAGPSVPAVRELMENRYGATGNAVRLEVVVYTGKEGKSSQGCPIAKWVVRRGSEQEKLLCLVRRRPGHYCDTAVLVILILAWEGIARPVADNLYQELTQTLFKYGSPTSRRCALNEDRTCACQGLDQDTCGASFSFGCSWSMYFNGCKFARSKVPRKFRLLGDDRDEEEKIESNLQNLATDLAPLYKRLAPEAFQNQVENDAAGSDCRLGRKEGRPFSGVTACVDFCAHAHKDTHNMNNGSTVVCTLTKEDNRAVRNIPEDEQLHVLPLYRISARDEFGQVEGQWAKMRSGALQVLSAFPREVRLLAEPVKSARKIRQEARLKAQAGKLEKKLGLTPQTPGKLKGETPSKAEPQAFSSSYRLPPRPASTGRYPQERNQPGTYNQSISSYPTPGAGVTPPNEVIPPNHHGLPGVQFGQNISALNYKTVSDAVNGYSSASGDQSGHKPPHNAHSGNPHAFKTEPNEVHCSPMRRPSPSGSAPPPSSFSPRPTSEGLFSRLNGLHRAAGDVTAEVKGHGFPPLSSHPLPPQTPPPESEELKQEEVWSDSEHNFLDRDIGGVAVAPAHGSILIECARRELHATTPILRPNRSHPTRISLVFYQHKSLNEPGHGMAMWDAKMAKREREREEEAERLRMEECLGKNGQGGVEQEEGTGEDAEGRKRTINVPTRQAWTQPRDGVVAVSPYALTQVTGPYNRWT; encoded by the exons ATGCCTGCTACTACCAAACCCTCCAGGAGACAGACACCTGCTCAGAAAAAAACTGGCAAGAAAGTGATCAGCACCAAAAGGCAAACCTGTAACTCTAATAAACCCAGAGGAAGAGCCACAGAGCAGCCCCAGAAAACACCTGCAGAACCCAAAAGGTCAACAACCAGAGCCCAGGCCCAGTCTGGCCGAAGCCCCCGTAGAAGAGGTAGAAGAGCGGTCTGCGGGCCTGCTAGTGAGGTCCCTGAGAGGTCTGCTGGCAGAGTGAACCATGCTCTAAATGTAAAAGAATCTGCAAGGCTTAGACTGCAGAGCAATCCGCCTGATCACAGCAGCGAGTTACAAGACCCCCTGGGACGAAGGAAGTCTCTGCGGGGCACCTGGGTGTCTGTTACTCCCTGCCAGCCTCCTAAACCTTGCAGAAGGGGACGAAACAGCAGGGGGGCCGCAGGGAGGCGAGCAGCATCACAgcaaagaaacacaagaaaaaagcCCTTGAGCACCAGCGTCAATGATTCAACTCCTGAAGAGGGAATTGAGAGTCTGGCCGACAGTGACGCTGAAGAAAAATGTCCAGTTTCTCTTAAAACTGATGCTGAATCTCCTGCGAATATCAAAGATCAGAGTTTAGGAGTCAACAATGTTAAAGACAGCAGCCCTCTTAAAGCAGATTCCCCGCCGTGTAATGACTTACTGGAAGACTGTGTGCAGTGCAGCTGTGACAGTTCTACAATCCAGCAAGACAAAAAGGCTGTCAGTCATAACAGTGACCTGAGGTGTGTGACTGGGGTGTGTGACGATGTTGATGGACAGCTTAAACTCTGCAGTGACAGAAGTAAAGATAGCCCCTCTGCGCTTACAAGTAACAGCTTACCAGAGgtgcagagcagcagggaggaaAATGAGAGTTTATCAATCCTTGGAAATAAGCTTGATCATCTTGGCTGTGATGGTAAGCAAGCCAACGTATGTACTGTCCAGCAAGAAGAAGGTAGCATACTTGACTTAAAAGAAAATCGGACAGATGAAAGAGAGATCGCCACTGAGACAAAAGAGAAGATAAAtcatgagggaggagggagttTCGAGGGAAACAAAGCAGTTAAGAGTCAAACTGAGACTgtggaagagatggaggacatgGTTGAGAGGCTGGCAAATTGTGAgggagcaaaaaaagaaaaggagaatgaTTTTTCTATAAATCTTGACGACCCCCTGCCCAGCCCTCCAGCCTTTCAATCTCCAGATCCACCACACTCTAACAATGGACTGACAGTACTGTCAGAATCATCTGTTAATGTGCTGTCAGTCTCTGACACAGCTACCTCAAATCTCAAAGCCCCCTCCACCTCAGAGGCAGTTAAGCCAGAGGGTCTGAGCCAGGGTAAGACAGACATGCTACCTGCCATTCATGGTGCTAAACCTCAGTTCACAGGGTCCTCAGTTGTTGCTGAAACTGCCCTGACCGTGCAGACCGTTCtagtaaaaagaaatacaccGGTTATCATCCGTACAGACTGCTTCAAACCCAGAAGCTTGAGGGATTGGAGTCAGGGGGAACCACACCAACTGCAAAGCCTAGCCATCCTTCCTCctctggaagagaaaaaaacttGCACACTCTCAGAGTCACAAACCAAAGATAGTGAATCTAATCGAGAGCCATTGGAGGGCCCCAGCCACAAAGAGACATCTTCCCTGTCACTGTCATTTGTTCCTCAGTTCCACACAGATGCTCCTGTAGCTGAGTGTGATCCAAACCTCAGCGTGGACGGCGCTGTTGTAGCAGAGCAAAGCTTGGTGCCAAAGATCTCCACTCCTTCTGTAGACAGTAGCTTCAccttctcctgcagctcagaaaGCACAcgctcctctttttcttttgacacTGAATCAGAGGCTGGGTATGGAGAGCCTGGCCCCTCTATACTTCCCGTATCTTGGGGGCCAGAGGGCGCCTGTTTGCCCTCCTGGACCACTCCGAAACCacagaagaaggagagaaagaagcgGAGCAGGTGTGGGATGTGTGAGCCATGCCTGAGGAAGATCAGCTGTGGCCAGTGCAGTTGCTGCCTCAACCGCAGGACTGGCCACCAGATCTGTAAGCTGAGGAAGTGTGTGGatctgaggaggagaagaacTCCTCAGCTCGCTCCCTCTGCCGCACAG gtggTTCCAGAAAGTGGGTCGGTAAATGGCAAAGCCAAAGCACAGATGGAAGACACCCACACggcagcagaggaggatgaaggggaGGAAGGCCACATACCTCATACACAAGCTCCCCCCGTCACCCACAAACCAGCCTCGGACCAAGGCGGACGGCCAGCCCCTGTTAAAAGAGAGTCTGGGCTGGAGCTGACCAGCACTGCACTTCACCAACATGTATGCTCTTCTGTGAATTTTCAGAATGGTTCTGCTGAGAACCTGACAAAACCTAACGGTGCTAATACGACCACTGGGTCACTCTCTGATCTGAAGTCGGCTTTCAAAAGGACTATTAATGCATCAGAGCCTCAAAGGACTATAATTGCGACAGCCCCTAAAGACTGTCCTAAGAATGGACCCAAGACCTCTCCGGAGGACATGTCAGTTCCACTAAAGAAGATCAAATTAGAGGAGCCGTGGATGTGGATCCCTGAACAGGCCACCAAACAGCTGAGTGATGAAGACGAGGTCTGCGAAGACCCGCTGTCCACACTGGCGGCTGTGGTGTGTCTTTCTgttacagagagaagaggactGGAGGAGAAACTTTTCAGCTCACGGTCCTCCATTCTTTGCTCCATTAAAACAGAGCCACCAGATTTGCACTTTGTCAAAAAAGAGCCAGAGGACTCACTGAACGTCGAGAAAAGCACTCCTGTTAGTCTTCAAAGGACTCTGCAGTGCATCAAAAGTGAACCTACTCCAAGTGTCTTGCAACAGAGCGTGCAGTCTTTGGCAGAAAGAAGAAATCTTAGTTTTGATCAGGCTATCGCTATTGAGGCCTTGACTCAACTGGCAGCTATACCTCAAAGCACCGCAGGGTCCATTAAAACTGAACGTATGTGTGAACATACTTCCAACACAAATGCAACCCTGCAAGACGTCAAACCCACACCAGCTTTTCGCTACAACAAAGTCTCTGTCATCAGCTCGCCAATGCACCAGACATCAGTCATACACCCTCCTGTGGCGCGACAAGGGAACGTCATCCAGTGCTCCCAGGGCTCTAACGCAAAGCTGTCTCTGCACGATCTCTTAGAGGCCAGCTCTGACAGAGATAAAGCACCCTGTAGGAAGACAGAGCCGGGCTTTGGTTCTCATGTCATCAAGTCGGAATGCAGCTATAAATATCCCAATGACATGAGAGTTGGTAAAGATCATGAGCGTTTGTCCGTGGAGGACAGAGACAGGGTTGTTGGTAAAGCAAGGcggaacagagaggaggaagaggtggcaGCTCAGCTGGCAGACTTGGCCTTCATCATCCAGTCTAGACACAACCAGCAGTCGGAGAACAACCCTCGGAAAGGAACACCTGTGTCGGCCATCAAATACAACTACAACTCCCAGCTATCCCCCAGTCAGAAAAAGCCTCCCGTGAAAAAAACAAGATCGACGCCTTCCAAGCccaggaagaaaaaaagtgatGGACTTAATGAGGGAATCAACTGCCGGACCCCCCTCTCAAAACGCACGCCAAATGGAGAGACTTCCCAAAGGGGGAAAGGCCATAAGATTCCGGGGAAATCAGTCCTTCACCACAAGAGGAACCTGTTTCTGCCTCAGGCTCAAATTGACCTGAAGAGATACTTGGCTGAAGCTCAGGAGGAAAGGAGGCAACTCATCCATCacggtaacacacacagtgcagccCACCTAGGACCGCAAACTCCCAACTACAGCACCTTCCCAAGGGTCAACAACACTTATGTTCCAGAAAACCACCCATGGTCACTTTCTAACGTGCCACTCCACCAACACAATCCATGCAACGGTCATGATGGGCAGGACTATGAAAGGCATTTGTTTTCTCAGGTAGCGCAGCCCTGCGGAGGGATGCAGCACGGTACTGATCCGAACACCAGCGCAGCCAATAACGCTTTCCTCAACCACACATCTGGACACCATGGACTGTCTAATGGCTTCTCGGGGCCCCGGCAGTCCCCTCCTCCGAGCCAGCAGGGCTACTACAAGCTGGAGAGGGCAGGACCTGTAACTATCCTATCCACCGCTACTGATGGGGATCAGGGCCAGTCTGAAGAGACAACTCCATCCAAGAACAGCGTCAACAGCTTTCTGGAGTCTCCTATGAGTTTTTTGGATACCCCTACCAAGAACTTGCTAAATACACCTTCCAAAAAACTTGCTGATCTTCCATCCTGTGACTGCGTGG AACAGATCATTGAAAAGGAGGAGGGCCCTTACTATACTCACCTTGGGGCAGGGCCAAGTGTTCCTGCAGTGAGGGAACTGATGGAGAACAG ATACGGTGCCACCGGAAATGCAGTCAGGTTGGAAGTTGTTGTTTACACtgggaaagaaggaaagagcTCGCAGGGGTGTCCAATAGCAAAATGG GTGGTCCGGCGTGGCAGTGAACAGGAGAAGCTGTTGTGTTTGGTCCGCCGGAGGCCGGGGCACTACTGTGACACAGCCGTGTTGGTGATCCTCATCCTGGCGTGGGAGGGAATCGCTCGGCCGGTGGCAGACAATCTCTACCAGGAGCTCACACAGACCCTCTTTAAATACGGCTCCCCCACCAGCCGCCGCTGCGCCCTCAATGAAGA TCGAACGTGTGCATGCCAGGGATTGGACCAGGACACATGTGgagcttcattttcttttggcTGCTCCTGGAGTATGTACTTCAATGGCTGTAAGTTTGCCCGCAGCAAAGTTCCCCGCAAGTTCAGGCTGCTTGGAGACGACCGTGATGAG GAGGAGAAGATAGAGAGCAACCTGCAGAATCTCGCCACTGACCTCGCACCCCTTTACAAAAGACTGGCTCCGGAGGCCTTCCAAAACCAG GTGGAAAATGACGCGGCAGGGAGTGACTGCCGTCTGGGTCGTAAGGAAGGACGTCCTTTTTCTGGGGTCACAGCCTGTGTGGATTTCTGTGCCCATGCTCACAAGGACACTCACAACATGAATAACGGCAGCACTGTG GTCTGCACTTTAACCAAGGAAGATAACCGTGCAGTGCGTAACATACCAGAAGATGAGCAGCTCCACGTTCTGCCACTTTACAGGATCTCCGCAAGGGATGAGTTTGGTCAGGTTGAGGGTCAGTGGGCCAAGATGCGGAGCGGCGCTCTGCAAGTTCTGTCCGCCTTTCCCAGAGAA GTGCGTCTCCTTGCTGAGCCGGTGAAATCTGCCCGTAAGATCAGGCAAGAAGCTCGTCTAAAGGCCCAAGCAGGGAAGCTGGAGAAGAAGCTTGGGCTGACTCCCCAAACTCCTGGGAAACTGAAGGGCGAAACCCCCAGCAAAG CAGAGCCACAGGCATTCTCCAGCTCGTACAGACTGCCACCCAGGCCTGCCAGCACTGGACGGTACCCACAGGAGAGGAATCAACCTGGCACTTACAACCAGAGCATCAGCAGCTACCCCACTCCGGGTGCAGGGGTCACCCCACCGAATGAGGTCATCCCCCCAAACCACCATGGCTTGCCCGGTGTCCAGTTTGGACAGAATATCTCAGCTCTTAATTATAAAACAGTGAGTGATGCTGTGAATGGTTATTCTTCAGCATCTGGTGACCAGAGTGGACATAAACCTCCACATAATGCCCATAGTGGCAACCCCCATGCTTTTAAAACTGAGCCCAACGAGGTGCACTGCTCTCCTATGCGCAGACCCTCCCCCAGTGGGAgtgctcctcctccctcctccttctcccccaGACCTACCTCTGAGGGCCTCTTCAGTAGGCTCAATGGACTCCACAGGGCTGCAGGAGATGTCACTGCAGAGGTCAAGGGTCATGGCTTTCCTCCACTCTCGTCCCACCCCCTTCCCCCACAGACTCCCCCGCCTGAGTCAGAGGAATTGAAGCAGGAAGAGGTGTGGTCAGATAGCGAGCACAACTTCCTGGACCGTGACATAGGCGGAGTCGCGGTGGCACCGGCACATGGCTCCATCCTGATAGAGTGTGCAAGGCGGGAGCTCCACGCCACCACCCCAATCCTCAGGCCAAACCGCAGCCATCCAACCCGCATCTCCCTGGTCTTCTACCAGCATAAGTCTCTGAATGAACCAGGGCATGGGATGGCTATGTGGGACGCAAAGATGGCCAAGCGGGAGCGAGAacgggaggaggaggcagagagattAAGGATGGAGGAATGTCTGGGGAAGAACGGACAAGGAGGTGTGGAGCAAGAGGAAGGAACAGGGGAGGATGCCGAGGGGAGAAAGAGGACAATTAATGTCCCCACACGTCAAGCCTGGACCCAACCGAGGGATGGTGTTGTCGCCGTGTCCCCTTATGCTCTTACCCAAGTGACGGGCCCCTACAATCGCTGGACCTAG